Part of the Candidatus Omnitrophota bacterium genome, GAATAGGCGAATTCAAATTCGCCCGCCACAGGTATTTTTCTGCGCTTTGCCTCGCGGACAAAACTGTTTTTAGGGTCTATTCCCGGAGAAAGTATCATCATATTTATTTCTCCGAGCCGCCGGGAGATGTCATCCTGGAGGATGCATTCAGCGCCCGGTATTCTGATCTTTTTAGTGTCTGAAACGATCACATTCGAGCCTTTGCTGAGGAGAAACTTTGCCATCGCCCTGCCGCTCTTTCCGCCGCCGCAGACGAGTACTGTTTTGTTTTTCAGTTTTATCATCTCACTTTCAGCGTCAGCAGGGCCAGTATTATGCAGAATATGCCCATTATCCAGAATCTCACCACGACTTTTGACTCCGGCCAGTTTTTGAGTTCAAAATGATGATGGAGAGGCGCCATTTTGAAGAAACGCCTGGATGTCTTTTTGTAGTACAGCACTTGTATTATAACGGAAAGCGCTTCAACGACAAACACGCCTCCGGCTATGATCAGCAAAGCTTCCTGTTTTATGAGCACGGATATGGCGCCTATTACCCCGCCCAGCGGCAGAGAGCCTGTGTCGCCCATGAATATCTCGGCCGGCGGCGCGTTGAACCAGAGAAAACCCAGTCCCGCCCCTATGATGATAGTCAGGAAAATCGTGATCTCACCTGCCTGAGGCACATAGGGAAATTTAAGGTATCCGGCGAATTTTATATTGCCGGCTATATATGCGAGGATGGCAAAAGCCGCACTCACCAGTATAACGGATCCGATGGCCAGGCCGTCAAGTCCGTCTGTCAGGTTCACCGCGTTGGAGGAGGCCACGATGATGATCGAGGTGAAGAGGATATAGAAAACGCCTGTGTACAGGATGATGTTCTTGAAAAACGGTATGCTCACTGCCGTTTGCCCTTCGGGAAAAGCCGGATGAAAAAACATATAAATTCCCAGCCCTATTCCCGCCGCGGCCTGAAACATAAGTTTGGTTTTGGCGGAAAGGCCTTTCGCCGACTGTCTTTTGATTTTTTTGTAGTCATCCATAAATCCGCACAGCCCCAGAATAAAAAGGACGCCCACGACTATATATGTGAATTTGCAGTCCAGCCGCATCCACAGCAGCGCGTTTATGATTATGGCCGGGATGAGGATCACTCCCCCCATCGTCGGCACTGTCACTTTCTTGTGGTGATTCACGAGGGAGTCCTCTCTCACGGCCATGAGAAGTTTTTTGCTCTTAAAATAATTTATCCACATGGGTACCGCGACAACCACGAAAGCGAATGAGGTTATTATCCCTCCCAGGGCGCGGAACGAGATATAGCGGAACAGATTGAATCCGAAGAAAAATTCTTTAAGCGGAACGAATAGCCAATAAAACATTTAACCTCCTGTCTTCAATGATTTCATTTTTGCGTTTTTAATATTTTTTTTACAGTTGCTATATCGCTGTAAGGGATTTTTTTTTCGCCCACTATCTGGTATTCCTCATGCCCCTTGCCCGCTATCAGTATGATATCGCCCTTTTCCGCCATGGCAATGGCGCCGGAGAGCGCTTTTTTACGGTCCAATTCCACCCGCCACGGGGGGTTTCCATCCGTGAATTTAGCGCCTTCGGTTTTTCGCATACCGACTTCTATATCCAGCGCAATGGCCCGGGGATCCTCGTTTCGCGGATTATCGGAAGTTATCCACGAGAAATCCGAGTTCTCGAAA contains:
- a CDS encoding phospho-N-acetylmuramoyl-pentapeptide-transferase, translated to MFYWLFVPLKEFFFGFNLFRYISFRALGGIITSFAFVVVAVPMWINYFKSKKLLMAVREDSLVNHHKKVTVPTMGGVILIPAIIINALLWMRLDCKFTYIVVGVLFILGLCGFMDDYKKIKRQSAKGLSAKTKLMFQAAAGIGLGIYMFFHPAFPEGQTAVSIPFFKNIILYTGVFYILFTSIIIVASSNAVNLTDGLDGLAIGSVILVSAAFAILAYIAGNIKFAGYLKFPYVPQAGEITIFLTIIIGAGLGFLWFNAPPAEIFMGDTGSLPLGGVIGAISVLIKQEALLIIAGGVFVVEALSVIIQVLYYKKTSRRFFKMAPLHHHFELKNWPESKVVVRFWIMGIFCIILALLTLKVR